AGCGCCGACTACGCCCTGAGCGCCGCGCAGATGGGCATCTCCCGGGTCTCCTTCCACAGCTCACTGATCACCTGCCAGGGCGGCCCGCCCATGTCCGCCATCTGCACCGGCGGCGGTTACCTGCAGCCCAACGGGGCAGTGGATGAACGGGCCAACTACTACGGCATGTCCATGGTGGCTGAAATGCCGGCCGGTGAGTTCCTGAAACTGGATACCGCCGGCGGCGGACTGGCCTACCCCTACGCGGTGCGCCACGCGGACGGCAGCGTCAGCGTGGCAGTGGTCAACAACAACAATCCGGAGACCGATGCCCCCGTTGACGTCACCCTGGAACTCCCGGGGAAGGCGCTGACCGGAACCATGTCCCAGATGACGGGCACCTCCTACGCCACGCAGGACGGCACGCTGATCGACGGCGCTGCCGCCGAAGGCACGCCGGCCGCCGAACGGCTGACCGTGCCGGGCTTCGAATACGGTTCCAGCACCCAGACGTTCCCGCTCACCGCGGGCACGGTTACGGTCCTGAACTTCACGTTCTAGCCCGGAGGCGTCCCCCGTTCAAGGGGTCGTCCCACATAAAAAGGGGCTCCGCATTTCCTTTCGGAAGTGCGGAGCCCCTTTTGCGTAGTGCGGTCGCTTAGCTCAGCAGCGCATCCACAAAGCCCTCGGCTTCGAACGGTGCCAGGTCATCGGCGCCCTCGCCCAGGCCGATCAGCTTCACGGGCACACCCAGCGTGCGCTGGATGGCGACGACGATGCCGCCCTTGGCGGTGCCGTCCAGCTTGGTCAGGACAATGCCGGTGATGTTGACGACCTCGGAGAACACCTTGGCCTGCATCAGGCCGTTCTGGCCGGTGGTGGCGTCCAGGACCAGCAGGACCTCGTCCACCTCGGCCTGCTTTTCAATGACGCGCTTGACCTTGCCGAGTTCGTCCATCAGGCCAACCTTGTTCTGCAGGCGCCCGGCGGTGTCGATCAGGACCACATCCACTTCGCCGTCGATGCCGGCCTTCACGGCCTCGAAGGCAACGGACGCGGGGTCCGCGCCGTCGACGTCGGACTTCACTGTGGGCACGCCCACGCGCTGTCCCCAGGTGGCCAGCTGCTCGGCAGCGGCGGCACGGAAGGTATCCGCAGCACCCAGCAGCACGTCCTTGTCCTCGGCCACCAGCACGCGGGCCAGCTTGCCCACCGTGGTGGTCTTGCCGACGCCGTTCACGCCCACCACCATGACCACGGCAGGCTTGTCCGCGTGCCGGGTGACGGCCAGGGAGCGGTCCATGGTCGGGTCAACAACCTTGATGAGCTCCTCGCGGAGCATCTGGTGCACTTCCTGCGGGTCGCGGCTGCCGGAAATCTTCACCCGCTCGCGCAGGGCGTCCACCAGTTCCATGGTCGGTTCGGTGCCGAGGTCCGCCAGGAGGAGCGTCTCCTCGATCTCGTCCCAGACATCCTCGTCAATCTTGTCGCTGGACAGCAGCGCCAGCAGCGCCTTGCCCAGGGCATTGTTGGACTTGGACAGGCGGGCGCGCAGGCGGGCCAGGCGGCCCTGCACGGGGTCGGGGGTTTCCAGCGCCGGAGCTTCGG
This genomic interval from Arthrobacter sunyaminii contains the following:
- the ftsY gene encoding signal recognition particle-docking protein FtsY, which gives rise to MNETLAIVIYVVIALAVVGSVAALLVRTRRTPKGMYPTTRDANDPVTGAGAHAAGTDVLDAPPAETDVVVPDDLRDLEAAPAPAPEAPALETPDPVQGRLARLRARLSKSNNALGKALLALLSSDKIDEDVWDEIEETLLLADLGTEPTMELVDALRERVKISGSRDPQEVHQMLREELIKVVDPTMDRSLAVTRHADKPAVVMVVGVNGVGKTTTVGKLARVLVAEDKDVLLGAADTFRAAAAEQLATWGQRVGVPTVKSDVDGADPASVAFEAVKAGIDGEVDVVLIDTAGRLQNKVGLMDELGKVKRVIEKQAEVDEVLLVLDATTGQNGLMQAKVFSEVVNITGIVLTKLDGTAKGGIVVAIQRTLGVPVKLIGLGEGADDLAPFEAEGFVDALLS